Sequence from the Nocardia cyriacigeorgica GUH-2 genome:
GCCGCACCGGCGACGATCGGATGCGACTGGCCGTAGTCGAGATCGATGACGTCGGCGACGACCACCGTGACGTTGTCGGGCCCGCCGCTGCGCAGCGCCAGCTCGATCAGCCGGTCGGCGCACTCGTCGGTGCTGCCTTCGCGCATGGTGTTGGCGATGGTCTCATCGCTGACCACATCCGAAAGCCCGTCCGAGCACAGCAGATACCGGTCGCCCGCGCGCGCCTCGCGCATCACCAGCGTCGGCTCGATCTCGTTACCGGTGAGCGCGCGCATGATCAGCGAACGCTGCGGATGGGTGTGCGCCTGTTCCGGGGTGATCCGGCCTTCGTCGACCAGGGACTGGACGAAGGTGTCGTCCCTGGTGATCTGGGTCAGCTCGCCCTCACGCAGCATGTACGCGCGCGAGTCGCCGATATGGACCAGGCCGAGCTTCTTGCCTGCGAACAGCATGGCGGTGAGCGTGGTGCCCATGCCGTCGAGTTCGGGCTCTTCCTCCACCTGGTCGGCGATGGCCGCGTTGCCCTCACGGGTGGCGCGGTCGAGTTTGCCGAGCAGATCGTCGCCGGGTTCGTCGTCGTCGAGGTGGGCCAGCGCGGCGATCATCAACTGCGAGGCGACTTCACCCGCCGCGTGTCCGCCCATGCCGTCGGCGAGGGCGAGCAGGCGGGCACCCGCGTAGACGGAATCTTCGTTGTTGGCCCGGACCAGACCGCGGTCGCTGCGCGCTGCGTAGCGGAGAACAAGTGTCACGATCGGAGCTCGATCACAGTTTTGCCGACCCGGACGGGAGCGCCGAGCGGAACACGGACAGCGGTGGTGACCTTCGCGCGGTCGAGATAGGTGCCGTTCGTCGAGCCCAGATCCTCGACGTACCAGTCGTCACCACGCTGTGACAGCCGCGCATGTCTGGTCGAAGCGTAGTCGTCGGTGAGTACCAGCGTGGAATCGTCCGCACGGCCGATCAGCACCGGTTGGGTGCCGAGCGTGATGCGGGTGCCGGCTAGTGAACCTTGAGTCACCACAAGATATTTGGCGCCCTTCTGGCCTCGGCGCAGGGACGGCAGTACCGCGGGACCGCGAGCGGCCCTCGGCTGGACCCGGATGCCGGAGGCCGCGTAGATGTCGCTGCGCAAGGTTCGCAGCACCGCCCAGACGAACAGCCACAACAGCAGCAGGAAGCCCGCACGGGTCAACTGCAGAATCAGTCCCTGCACGGCGCTCCACCTCCTGTTCGACCGTGTGTCGGTGCCGTAGGTGTGGTTCGACCCACCCCCACCGCTGTGCTGGTCTTGCCGGCCCCGTATGCGGTGCCTCGCGTGTGTGGGCACATCATAGGGCCGTCAGCCGATACGGACACGCCACGACCGCCCATTTCCGGACAGTCATGTCGTGACCTGCATCGCGAGCTTACGGGATCAGACGATGCGGATCAGGATCTCGGAATGCCCGGCGCGGATCACATCACCGTCGGCCAGCTGCCAGTCCTGGACCGGGGAGCCGTTGACCAGGGTGCCGTTGGTCGAGCCCAGATCCGACAGCATCGCGGTCTGACCGTCCCAGCGGACCTCGATGTGGCGGCGGGAGACGCCGGTGTCGGGCAGCCGGAAGTGCGCGTCCTGGCCGCGGCCGATGATGTTGCTTCCCTCACGCAGCTGGTAGGTGCGGCCGCTGCCGTCGTCGAGCTGGAGGGTTGCCGAATATCCGGAGCCCGCCGCGGCACCCGCGCCGTACCCGCCGCCGGCGTAGCCGCCCTGCGCGCCGTAACCGGGCTGCTGGGAGTACGCCTGGCCGTAGTTCTGGTCGTCGGCGTAACCGCCCTGATCGGCGTAGCCCTGGTCCGCGTAGCCCTGATCGGCGTAGCCGGCCTGGCCGTAGCCCTGCTGGGCACCCTGCGGCGCGTAGCCCTGCTGGGCGCCGTAGGCCGGGTCGGCGTAGGCCTGATCGCCGTAGCCGGGTTGTCCCGCGCTTTGCTGGCCGCCGCCCGCCGGTGCGTAGCCCTGATCGGCGTAACCGCCCTGGCCGTAGCCCTGGTCGGGGTAGCCGCCGCCTTGCTGGCCGTAGCCCTGATCGGCGTAACCCTGCTGCTGATAGCCCTGGTCGGCGTAGCCGGCCTGACCGTACCCGGGCTCGGGCTGGCCGTAACCGGAGTCGGCGTAGCCCTGCTGGCCGTAGCCCTGACCGCCCTGCTGGTAGTCATAGCCGTTCTGGTAATCGCCACCCTGGTAGTCGCCGTAGCCCTGCGACTCCGGCGCGCGGTAGTCGGCGCCCGCGCCGTAGGGCGCGCCCGAGCCGTAGTCCTCGGGGTACGCGCCATTCTGCGGCCCGCGTCCCGCGGGCGGGGGTGCGTACCCGCGGTTGCGTGGATCGGACTCCGCGGGCTCACGGCTCGGGTCGTAGCCAGAGTTCTGCGTCATGGGGCCAGCTCCTGGTTGCGGGTGTGCGGGTCGTTGTGGCGGGGGTTCCGGGCTGCGAGCTGCGGGAGCCGCACGGCCGACGTCGGGATCGACCCGGCCGCTCGCCCTGAACTGTCCGGTGTGCAGCGTAGGGGATGCCTCGAACGCCACGTGTACTTCGCCGTAGGTCTGCCACCCTTGTTCGCGGATGTAGTCCTGTAGATGCTTGGCGAACGCGCGCGTCGTGAGATCGTGATCGGCGTCGAGCTGCTGATGGTCCGACGAGTTGATCGTGATCACATAGCTGTTGGGTGCGAGCAGATGCCCGCCGCCGAGTTCCTGGACGTGATCGGCCGCCTCGCGCTGCAACGCGGCCTCCACCTCCTGCGGCACGACGCTCCCACCGAAGACCCTGGCGAACACATCACCGACGGCGCCTTGCAGGCGACGCTCGAATCTCGAAACGATGCCCATCTCGGCCCTCCCTTCGGTGAGATGTCTCCTCGAGCGCAACGACGACACGCGGACGTGGCGTGTCGTTCAACGAGCACGTTCCCTGCATGATATCCGCGATCGTCTATAGCTGTAACTGATGGAACGCCCGCTGGGTTCCCGCGGGTCGCCGGGGTGGGTGGACCGCGATTTCGTATCCGGGCCGGCTCCGTGATACTGTCTCCCAGTCGCTCGGGCGAGTGGCGGAATGGCAGACGCGCTGGCTTCAGGTGCCAGTGTCCTTCGGGACGTGGGGGTTCAAGTCCCCCTTCGCCCACAGATGCGGGAAAGCCGCAGGTCAGATTCCTCTGATCTGCGGCTTTTCTCGTTTCCGGGTCAGGCGGGCTTGATATTGGCGTTGCGGTGCAGCACGTTGCCCGGGTCGTAGCGGGCCTTGAGTTCGGCCAGCCTCGCGTACTTCGCACCGTATGTTCTACGGATCAGCTCCTCGCTGGGTTCGGCCATGAAATTGATATAGCTGCCCGGGTTCGACGACATCGGCCCCAGCGCATTCCAGGTCTGCCTGGACCACTGCTTGTCTTCGGCGAGCACCGCAGGCTCGGTGGCGACGGCCGCGATATTCACCACGTAATGCGGGGTGCGTGCCCCGCCGAACGCGGTGTCGTCGACGCCCACTTCGGAGAACGCGCCATCGAGGTAGAAGCAGGGCATGAACGACAGCGGCGAGGCCTTCTCCGGGATGGCATCGGTGATGACCGTGATCGCCTCGTCGGAGATGTCGTCGATATCTACTGCCTTCTCGTAACCGAGGATGCCCCAGGGGGCGGCGTTGTCGAGCAGACTCTGCAACGCCGTGTAGGGCATGGGTGTGCGGAACTCGAACAGCGGTGGCAACGCGTCCCGGATCGGCGCGACCATCCGCGCGTGCTCCTCGGCGGTGCCGTATCCGGCCACCATCAGGGCATAGCCCGGCATCAGGTGGTACTGCTCCGGCACGAACGGCTCCGGCGGCGCGGACAGGCCGAGCCCCATCAGCGCACCCGCCCGTTCGGGCAGGGTCGGGAGGAACTCGCGGCACATCCGCAGCATGTCGGCGCCGGCGGCGTGGTCCCAGAAGAAGAGCCCGAAATGGACCTCCGGTCCCAGGCGGTGCAGCCGGAACTCGAATTCGGTGACCACACCGAAATTGCCGCCGCCACCACGCAAGGCCCAGAACAAGTCGGCGTTCTCGTCGTCGCTGGCCCGCACGATACTGCCGTCGGCCAGCACGACCTGCGCGGCGACCAGGCTGTCGATGGTCAGGCCGAAGGTGTGGGTGAGCCACCCCATCCCGCCG
This genomic interval carries:
- a CDS encoding FAD-binding oxidoreductase, encoding MTQTIHSDPGALRSTISGPVFGPGDAGYDTARNLWNGDIDKRPAVIACCRSAEDVSAALSFGREHGLEIAVRGGGHAFNGSSCVDDGLMINLSAMNQVTVDPQAELARVGGGATMADMDAATQAHGYAVPGGTISHTGIGGLTLGGGMGWLTHTFGLTIDSLVAAQVVLADGSIVRASDDENADLFWALRGGGGNFGVVTEFEFRLHRLGPEVHFGLFFWDHAAGADMLRMCREFLPTLPERAGALMGLGLSAPPEPFVPEQYHLMPGYALMVAGYGTAEEHARMVAPIRDALPPLFEFRTPMPYTALQSLLDNAAPWGILGYEKAVDIDDISDEAITVITDAIPEKASPLSFMPCFYLDGAFSEVGVDDTAFGGARTPHYVVNIAAVATEPAVLAEDKQWSRQTWNALGPMSSNPGSYINFMAEPSEELIRRTYGAKYARLAELKARYDPGNVLHRNANIKPA
- a CDS encoding FHA domain-containing protein FhaB/FipA; its protein translation is MQGLILQLTRAGFLLLLWLFVWAVLRTLRSDIYAASGIRVQPRAARGPAVLPSLRRGQKGAKYLVVTQGSLAGTRITLGTQPVLIGRADDSTLVLTDDYASTRHARLSQRGDDWYVEDLGSTNGTYLDRAKVTTAVRVPLGAPVRVGKTVIELRS
- a CDS encoding DUF3662 and FHA domain-containing protein, producing MGIVSRFERRLQGAVGDVFARVFGGSVVPQEVEAALQREAADHVQELGGGHLLAPNSYVITINSSDHQQLDADHDLTTRAFAKHLQDYIREQGWQTYGEVHVAFEASPTLHTGQFRASGRVDPDVGRAAPAARSPEPPPQRPAHPQPGAGPMTQNSGYDPSREPAESDPRNRGYAPPPAGRGPQNGAYPEDYGSGAPYGAGADYRAPESQGYGDYQGGDYQNGYDYQQGGQGYGQQGYADSGYGQPEPGYGQAGYADQGYQQQGYADQGYGQQGGGYPDQGYGQGGYADQGYAPAGGGQQSAGQPGYGDQAYADPAYGAQQGYAPQGAQQGYGQAGYADQGYADQGYADQGGYADDQNYGQAYSQQPGYGAQGGYAGGGYGAGAAAGSGYSATLQLDDGSGRTYQLREGSNIIGRGQDAHFRLPDTGVSRRHIEVRWDGQTAMLSDLGSTNGTLVNGSPVQDWQLADGDVIRAGHSEILIRIV
- a CDS encoding PP2C family protein-serine/threonine phosphatase, which codes for MTLVLRYAARSDRGLVRANNEDSVYAGARLLALADGMGGHAAGEVASQLMIAALAHLDDDEPGDDLLGKLDRATREGNAAIADQVEEEPELDGMGTTLTAMLFAGKKLGLVHIGDSRAYMLREGELTQITRDDTFVQSLVDEGRITPEQAHTHPQRSLIMRALTGNEIEPTLVMREARAGDRYLLCSDGLSDVVSDETIANTMREGSTDECADRLIELALRSGGPDNVTVVVADVIDLDYGQSHPIVAGAASGQDEDTPPPNTAAGRAAAMRPPRAAPRRAASAPEPPPAAKSHKLRWILLAVALVAAVGVGLLVGYKMIRSNYYVGADNDRVVVMRGLPGSILGYSIHEVDLVGCVAADGKLTLVAADQDLPSDCRELKVEDLKQTGRDQVDKGLPPGSLDKAKDQMQVLAERELLPPCDTKSSVPQPGVVAPPVVPPTGPAPTTTTAPPPAPAPNGEGAPPASVTPTPAPPTTTAPPTQPQTAGENCRVTD